The region TACGGCCTTCGCCCCAAGCGGGATGCCATTTGACCTTTTCGATCTCGTCCCTCGCACGCTGCCGCAACGATCTGCCATCAACTGCCTCATCCATCGACACGAACCATTGCGGCGTTGCGCGAAAGATCACAGGATTTTTGCATCTCCAGCAATGCGGATACCGATGCTGATAGGTTTCCGAAAAAAGTAACGCACCTCTCTCACGAAGGAACGTGACGATCTTAGAGTTAGCTATAAAAATATCTTCGCCGGCCCAGTGTTCGACTTCGGATGTGAATTTGCCCGCGGTATCGACCGGAGCATAGATATCAAGGCCGTATCGTTTTGCAACGGCAAAATCGTCTGCGCCGTGCCCCGGAGCCGTATGAACACAACCTGTGCCTGATTTACCTGCCGCTTTGTTCTCATGCCGTGCATCAAGCTCCACCTCTGCATCAGCCTCACCAAGCGTGACGTGATCGCCGTTCATTATCAATGAAGTGCGATCCAGCCATGCGTGCTTCGCTTCCATTCGGTCGAGCTTTGAACCTTTAAAACGAGCAATTTCCTCATACTCGGCAAAACCGCATGTCTCGGTAAATGCAGTTGCAAGTTCTGACGCAACGATGAATACTTCGGCGTCAGAAACTTCAATTGCCGAATATTCAAAATCCGGATGAACGGTTATGCCGAGATTTGCGGGCAGTGTCCATGGAGTCGTCGTCCAGATCACGACTATCATATTTTTGCCGGCCAAAGCGGGATCGATCTCTGCCGGATCGGTCTTTAGCGAAAATTTTACATACACTGACGGCGAACTGTGTTCCTTATATTCAACCTCGGCCTCCGCAAGAGCCGTCTGGTCATGTATGCACCAATAAACGGGCCTCAATCCTTTGTAAACAAAGCCACGGTCGAGAAATTTACCAAACAGCCGCGCCGTCGATGATTCGTATTCGGGCGACATCGTCAGATATGGATTTTTCCACTCGCCGAGAATCCCAAGACGCTGAAAATCGCGCGTCTGATTATTCATCGCCGTTGAAGCATGTTCGCGGCAAATACGGCGAAATGAGGCTACCGGAATATCGTTTTTGTTCTTTCCCTTTTCTGCTAGTTTCTTTTCGACGATTGTCTCGATCGGCAGTCCGTGACAGTCGTATCCGGGCACATAAGGCGCATCGAAGCCCATCATCGAACGCGTCTTAACGACAAAATCTTTGAGTATCTTGTTGAGCGCAGTACCGATGTGAATGTCGGCATTGGCATAAGGCGGGCCGTCGTGAAGGATAAATTTATCTCGTCCCTTGCGAGCATCGGCAATTTTTTCATACAGGCCCATTTCCTGCCACTTCTTTAGCCGCGCGGGTTCCATTTGCCCAAGATTTGCTTTTTGGGCGAAATCGGTCTTGGGAAGGTTTACTGTTTTTTTAAGATCGATTGGTTCTGTCATTTCCGTATAAAACCTAGATATTACCACGCAGAATCATTGTTAAAGAAGTATTCGGACACAATAGGCATGGTTAACAGGTCGTTTTTCAGAACCTGAACATTTTGCCCATCATTTTAAGGGAATTTTTTTACTCTTCTTCGACTGTGCAAAGCAGCGGATACTCGCGTGAACGGGCAAGATTTTTTGCCTTTTCGCTTTTCATATTGGCGATCTCATACGGGTAAATTCCCGCGATGCCGATGCCTTCATTGTGAACTTTGAGCATAATGGAGAAAGCTTCGGAATCTGAACGATTGAACACATATTGCAGAACGAAAACAACAAATTCCATTGTTGTGAAGTCATCGTTGTGAAGGATGACTTTAAATAGTTTCGGCTTTTCGAGCTTGATCTTGGTTTCTTCCAAGACATCGCTGCCGCCGTCTATGTCGGGAAACTCAGGCATCGTTCCATTATATCCGCTATATCCGTCACAGAGAACACAGTGACCTTAAAGAACGATAATATTCCTTAATCTCAGTACCCTCTGTTTTCTCTGTAGCAAGACAATAAAAAAATTGTGGACGCCGCGAGTTTTTTCTGTTAGATTTCAAATGCGCAACTGTTTACTTAGTATTCAATTATTGAAAGCATATGGCGATTCGTCGTTTTGTTTTTGCACAGTAAATGAAAAGGGAACAATCCACAACTTCGTCGTTGCCGCGACAAGCCCGCGGTTCGGCTGCTGCTGCGAGGGCTATCTCGTTTGAAAGCATCGACGCCGTATTTCGCAGCGTCGGGCAAAAGCTGCGCGAGGGCCAATCGGGCGAGGCTGAAAAGATACTCGTCAAAACCATTGAAGGCTACGACCATACGCCCGACAATCTCGCCAACCTGACACGTTTATTGTCATTCACGCTAGAGACGATCGGACGATATAAGGAATCGCTTGAGACGATCAAGCCATTTGCTGAGGATGAGAATCTTTCCCAGCTTGGCTCCGAAACGCAGGTAAAGGTCACGACACAGGTTGCGATCGCATATAGCAACACTGGCGACCAACCAAAAGCTATCACGCTTCTTAAAGAAAACCGCCAAAAATCAGACGAGAACGAACTCTGGCATCTCTCGGGCAGTATTGAGATCGCCCTCGCTCGCGTTTACCGGAAGTTGAGCGAATATCCAATCTGCCGCGACTATGCTCTCAAGGCTCTCGACCATTTTCGCGACACAGCCGACTGGCTCGGAATGGCCGAATCCTATCGTGAGATCGCTAACAGCTACCATCAGGAAGGCAACAGCGAGAGATCATTAGAGAACTTCGAACTTGGCATCAATATTATTGGTGAAAACTCAGCTCCGTTCATGCTCGGCAAACTTTATACCGATATGTCCGGTGCCTATTGGTTCCTTCG is a window of Chloracidobacterium sp. DNA encoding:
- the ileS gene encoding isoleucine--tRNA ligase; the encoded protein is MDLKKTVNLPKTDFAQKANLGQMEPARLKKWQEMGLYEKIADARKGRDKFILHDGPPYANADIHIGTALNKILKDFVVKTRSMMGFDAPYVPGYDCHGLPIETIVEKKLAEKGKNKNDIPVASFRRICREHASTAMNNQTRDFQRLGILGEWKNPYLTMSPEYESSTARLFGKFLDRGFVYKGLRPVYWCIHDQTALAEAEVEYKEHSSPSVYVKFSLKTDPAEIDPALAGKNMIVVIWTTTPWTLPANLGITVHPDFEYSAIEVSDAEVFIVASELATAFTETCGFAEYEEIARFKGSKLDRMEAKHAWLDRTSLIMNGDHVTLGEADAEVELDARHENKAAGKSGTGCVHTAPGHGADDFAVAKRYGLDIYAPVDTAGKFTSEVEHWAGEDIFIANSKIVTFLRERGALLFSETYQHRYPHCWRCKNPVIFRATPQWFVSMDEAVDGRSLRQRARDEIEKVKWHPAWGEGRMNNMFKGRPDWCVSRQRSWGVPIPVFYCKGCDEAVADPKIIDHVADIFAVETADAWYARPESELLPEGYKCTKCGGADFRKETDILDVWFDSGSSCVAVLETRGETLRFPADVYLEGGDQYRGWFNSSLSCGIAAHDAAPYKQIITHGWVVDGEGRKQSKSIGNVTAPQEIIDKSGAEILRLWAAAVDYTEDVRCSDEILARVVDAYRKMRNTLRYALGNLEGFDPVSDAVAPSEMLEIDRWALAGLNDVTKKVLAAYEAYDFQAAYHVLYNFCTVTLSSRYFDIIKDRLYIFAPRSLERRSAQTALHTVVDNLCRLLSPILAFTSDEAWENLPGQSVASVHLAEFQVADEADHSSLNEKWEKIFAIRDEVLKALEDARNDKQIGSSLDANVILTTDAATTRFLMDYFDQLRYVFIVSQVEVHEGDAFRVEIQKADGEKCERCWNYSVRVGEFVEYPSVCERCNDALKEIV
- a CDS encoding ATP-dependent Clp protease adaptor ClpS, producing the protein MPEFPDIDGGSDVLEETKIKLEKPKLFKVILHNDDFTTMEFVVFVLQYVFNRSDSEAFSIMLKVHNEGIGIAGIYPYEIANMKSEKAKNLARSREYPLLCTVEEE